The following coding sequences are from one Lolium rigidum isolate FL_2022 chromosome 6, APGP_CSIRO_Lrig_0.1, whole genome shotgun sequence window:
- the LOC124668656 gene encoding uncharacterized protein LOC124668656, which yields MENGAEAPASPTAAAVPAPNGAVAAEEVTVADPVHPAKSYAAVAANAEIDDLRATKLALEDQLAAATTENATLAAEAHRLEGLFSQARDDVATAEHAAATTEAEAAALRAEVARLQALLDRKRADREDDERQRKELEAEVGTVRQAKRQLQEEIHALKASAAAVEDREVAPDALATKEDGGVAWQGVAVGAAAGAAVTAAVVLLYLRLKR from the coding sequence ATGGAGAACGGCGCCGAAGCCCCCGcctcgcccaccgccgccgccgtgcccgcGCCCAACGGCGCCGTCGCGGCGGAGGAGGTCACCGTCGCcgaccccgtccaccccgccaagtcctacgccgccgtcgccgccaacgcCGAGATCGACGACCTCCGCGCCACCAAGCTCGCCCTCGAGGACCAGCTCGCCGCCGCCACAACCGAGAACGCCACCCTCGCCGCCGAGGCGCACCGCCTCGAGGGCCTCTTCTCGCAGGCCCGCGACGACGTCGCCACCGCcgagcacgccgccgccaccaccgaggCCGAGGCCGCCGCGCTCCGCGCCGAGGTCGCGCGCCTCCAGGCCCTCCTCGACCGCAAGAGGGCcgaccgcgaggacgacgagCGCCAGCGCAAGGAGCTCGAGGCCGAGGTCGGCACCGTCCGCCAGGCCAAGCGCCAGCTCCAGGAGGAGATCCACGCCCTcaaggcctccgccgccgccgtcgaggacaGGGAGGTCGCTCCGGACGCCCTCGCCACGAAGGAGGACGGTGGGGTCGCGTGGCAGGGGGTGGCGGTGGGCGCGGCTGCTGGTGCCGCCGTCACGGCCGCCGTCGTGCTCCTCTACCTCCGCCTCAAGAGGTAA